A genomic stretch from Plasmodium brasilianum strain Bolivian I chromosome 9, whole genome shotgun sequence includes:
- a CDS encoding AAA family ATPase, with protein sequence MNLNEEKRIPLCCEICLKNEKDVSHEMIKTAAHKWLLSLGITITLGRHDPNKIICDLLNKYCDYIVIEPAIPIKIVKEYNGSYDSDMYGELYSTYYSVYDVNNSHYNLNINDKLNCTKKENETNNLIPSWRNCDNYDNANNLMPDQANYNNYEHEIALLPDRVNYKNYEHEINLLPDPLTYYSSNNDTNLPLTKKKENLSNRPSTSSLVSSIAVPQNVVYCSPTYNEIKNKEKMKSPNILFTVPVIGEKSISSMEEDPIILPNFCCIVNVVTYYKNDDFIEEQFNETSENEEEEKKDIPIYSQYILPHLRFHKLWDTLYYEENIKRDLLEYVSALMLFATKKIDSNLINYNHLVLLYGPPGTGKTSLCKALANKICIRLSNIYTTGILIELNAHTLFSKWFSESGKQVLKLFNKIKKIINDYEENDIFICLLIDEVESLSADRKRSMGSTEPSDSIRVVNTLLTQIDSLKYYHNTLLLTTSNISEMIDDAFIDRVDLKQFIGLPNEECRYEIYKDCIGELIEKGIVCFSSKIPSYQRIQKLLKNEKDKAKDEYNYGYELVKCSKMSKGFSGRCLRRIPFQAYAYFCQATLRFYNSTINNQQNAFISLQDFLVALQMAIQKEVTNKNKLLEQKM encoded by the exons ATGAATCTGAATGAAGAGAAAAGGATTCCATTATGCTGCGAAATTTGTTTAAAGAACGAAAAAGATGTATCACatgaaatgataaaaacTGCAGCACATAAATGGCTACTTTCCTTAGGAATAACTATAACGTTAGGTCGACATGatccaaataaaataatatgtgacttattaaataaatattgtgATTATATAGTTATTGAGCCAGCTATAcctataaaaatagtaaaagaaTACAATGGGAGTTATGACAGTGATATGTATGGGGAATTATACAGTACATATTACTCAGTATATGATGTAAATAATTCACATTACAatctaaatataaatgataaattaaattgtacaaaaaaggaaaacgaaacaaataatttaataccAAGTTGGAGAAATTGCGATAATTATGACAATGCGAATAATTTAATGCCAGATCAAGCaaattacaataattatgaacatgAAATTGCTTTATTACCAGATCGAGtgaattacaaaaattatgaacatgaaattaatttattaccAGATCCGTTGACTTATTACAGTTCAAATAATGATACCAATTTACccttaacaaaaaaaaaagaaaatcttTCAAATAGACCTAGTACTAGCTCTCTAGTTAGTTCTATAGCTGTCCCACAAAATGTCGTTTACTGCTCTCCTACatataacgaaataaaaaataaagagaaaatgaaatcacctaatatattatttactgtACCTGTGATAGGGGAAAAATCTATATCTTCAATGGAAGAAGATCCAATCATATTGCCAAATTTTTGTTGTATAGTAAATGTAGTAACCTATTACAAAAATGATGATTTTATAGAAGAACAATTTAACGAAACAAgtgaaaatgaagaagaagaaaaaaaagacatacctatatattctcaatatatattaccaCATTTACGTTTCCATAAATTATGGGATACTTTAtattatgaagaaaatattaaaagagaTTTATTAGAATATGTATCTGCATTAATGTTGTTTGCTACCAAAAAAATTGAttctaatttaataaattataatcatCTTGTATTGCTATATGGCCCACCAGGAACTGGCAAAACGTCCTTATGCAAAGCGTTAGctaataaaatttgtattcGACTTTCTAACATATATACCACAG GCATTTTGATCGAGTTGAACGCGCATACGCTATTTTCAAAATGGTTCAGTGAATCGGGAAAGCAAGTGTTAAAATTGTTTaataagattaaaaaaataatcaacgattatgaagaaaatgatatttttatatgtttactaATAGACGAAGTAGAGAGTTTGTCCGCAGATAGGAAAAGATCTATGGGAAGCACAGAGCCATCAGATAGTATAAGAGTTGTTAATACCTTGTTAACTCAAATAGACTCTTTAAAGTATTACCATAACACCTTGTTGTTGACGACGTCTAATATATCTG AAATGATTGATGATGCTTTCATTGATCGAGTAGACCTCAAACAGTTCATAGGATTACCCAATGAAGAATGCAGATATGAAATATACAAGGACTGCATAGGCGAATTA ATAGAGAAAGGAATAGTTTGCTTTTCATCGAAAATACCGAGTTATCAAAGAATTCAAAAGTTGCTGAAA aaTGAAAAGGATAAAGCAAAGGACGAATACAA TTACGGATATGAATTAGTGAAATGTTCTAAGATGAGTAAAGGCTTTAGTGGGCGATGTTTAAGAAGAATACCTTTTCAAGCGTATGCCTATTTTTGTCAAGcc acCCTACGCTTTTATAATTCGACAATTAATAATCAACAAAACGCCTTCATTTCTCTCCAAGATTTTTTAGTAGCACTTCAAATGGCCATTCAGAAAGAagttacaaataaaaataagctactagaacaaaaaatgtaa
- a CDS encoding adrenodoxin reductase — protein MVLFNHCSLRSYMRIKVECQRRKLFFLSKYFFTNEQKYFKIGVIGAGPSALYCCKYFLKNERIKVDIFDKLPNPYGLLRYGVAPDHVNVKNICNSFNPIILSKNYRFFGNVNIGVNLKIEELRNYYNVIVFCCGASDISLPSVELVEGKEEKMAKGYDRALKVADGLCSERDSEQTYKQVSKQVSKQVSKQFSKQDVKQEAKQAAGQDAKQAAGQDAKQAAGQDAKQATGQDAKQFAGQAAGQDAGQTAEQTAEQDSKLGRGIFHALDLIYFYNSYYDDMRCKTIDNYLSSLENFSSAVIVGNGNVALDVARILVKSYENLEKTDINNNYLNAMRKHKFKHIYIMGRRGYWQSSFTNSELRELLNLDNTKVILNKKNYSLCSILKNYDENNKMKQRQHKLFLNMVHNYEEFEKNKNIYENYKIIEFIFYHEIKKIHFNNHYMKNFCENLYNQSILKFKDDILKKKFAIFKAGWFDIGPKGNISNQILNSKKITSHILNFLNNTTEFFHNDISNLLSAKKINFVNFDDWIYIHNLEINAGKQTGKNAQKIRTVEEVLYILNEKKKKKKIESRLICLFVYGS, from the exons ATGGTTTTATTTAACCACTGTAGCTTGAGAAGCTATATGCGTATAAAAGTGGAATGCCAAAGGAGaaaactcttttttttaagcaagtatttttttactaacGAACAAAAGTATTTCAAAATAGGAGTAATAGGAGCAGGTCCATCAGCTTTATATTgctgtaaatattttttgaaaaacgaaagaataaaagtcgatatttttgataaattaCCTAACCCTTATGGGCTTTTAAGATATGGCGTAGCACCTGATCATGTGAATgtgaaaaatatttgcaaCTCATTCAATCCAATCATTTTGAGCAAGAATTATAGATTTTTTGGAAATGTTAATATTGGTGTAAActtaaaaatagaagaacTGCGTAATTATTACAACGTTATAGTCTTTTGTTGTGGTGCCTCTGATATTTCATTGCCCAGTGTAGAACTGGTAGAGGGGAAGGAGGAGAAGATGGCTAAAGGATATGATAGAGCACTAAAAGTTGCAGACGGATTGTGTAGTGAACGGGATAGTGAACAGACCTACAAACAGGTTTCTAAACAGGTTTCTAAACAGGTTTCTAAACAGTTTTCTAAACAGGATGTTAAACAGGAAGCTAAACAGGCTGCTGGACAGGATGCTAAACAGGCTGCTGGACAGGATGCTAAACAGGCTGCTGGACAGGATGCTAAACAGGCTACTGGACAGGATGCTAAACAGTTTGCTGGACAAGCTGCTGGACAGGATGCTGGACAGACTGCTGAACAGACTGCTGAACAGGATAGTAAACTTGGTAGAGGTATTTTCCATGCTCTGGACTTGATATACTTTTATAACAGTTATTATGACGATATGAGATGCAAAACTATAGATAATTACTTAAGTTCGTTGGAAAATTTTTCAAGTGCTGTTATTGTAGGAAATGGCAATGTGGCATTAGACGTGGCTCGAATTTTGGTCAAGTCATatgaaaatttagaaaaaacggatataaataataattatttaaatgcaATGAGAAAGCATaaatttaaacatatatatattatgggTAGAAGGGGATACTGGCAATCTTCTTTTACGAATTCCGAATTAAGGGAATTATTGAATTTAGATAATACGaaagtaatattaaataaaaaaaattattccttatgttcaattttaaaaaattatgatgaaaataataaaatgaaacaaagaCAACataaactatttttaaatatggttcataattatgaagaatttgaaaaaaataaaaatatatatgagaaCTATAAGAttattgaatttattttttatcacgaaattaaaaaaattcattttaataatcattatatgaaaaac ttctgcgaaaatttatataatcaaTCCATTCTAAAATTTAAAGacgatattttaaaaaaaaaatttgctatCTTTAAAGCAGGTTGGTTTGATATTGGTCCAAAGGGAAATATATCTAACCAAATTTTaaattccaaaaaaataacatcccatattttaaattttcttaataacACAACagaattttttcataatgaCATTTCGAATTTGTTAAGTGcaaagaaaattaattttgtcAATTTTGATGATTggatttatattcataatttagAAATTAATGCAGGGAAACAGACAGGAAAAAATGCGCAAAAAATTCGTACAGTAGAGGaggtattatatattttaaatgaaaaaaaaaaaaaaaaaaaaattgaatccCGATTAATTTGCTTATTTGTGTACGGGTCTTAA
- a CDS encoding hypothetical protein (conserved Plasmodium protein) yields the protein MKILKDSMKPFGIDLLASDFYSYDLDKDLKTCPQKMQREIYALNNNIERQMEQYIDCIETDKKKVLQYDDDLKKSDKNLSHEENRSEDNEMFSSRNTSKSFDLNQNNLEKEYLPKDSDNFQSFDLSEYDNHDMNYEEAGEHFEDYKINIKTESQLSVYEESFNHNVELCENTDEENSKLCNFYDSKCVKYKDLEEVEVEEVKEVKEVEEVEEAEEVEEVEEAEEVEEVEEVEEVEEAEEVEEVEEVEEVEEVEEVEEVEEAEEVEEVEKTIRSCSSFMGSGNESLMNKMEKNFEVESSSRKETWKEGKIEGQDKKCKVKRRENGKKAVVEVIESVNGKNLDNDKEIEEVKEIEESKEDEEGSSTHIVKMNRFVNKFNFTFRNKMCPISCSIEKGEGDKTEIYEKKEYEQLEKNTNFNVHKKSLREEDNELNLKNGKKQIIKRGKWSSKTIPVMLNKGIEDEHIFTEYTHNDSHGSEKFEKNYDSFDICRKKESVFGLFASENNARKGESQEEEGANISITRDCNTSSSEKRKILESLKGSEPDYRSGSSRSGSNKSGSSRSGSNKSGSSRSGSNKSGSSKSGSSKSGSSSNVNIYENHCDSFVRSNSKKVSNRNANKLNKFVYGESWTVSATNGRMNCNVYPKYSSRNDRKYSFTKKTHNNNPKSRIDSILSRKNYLENMNRSNNETSKILPMHHNTYNENLYDLNDINMPKKVNRRTIGIQINFTKKKLNKKVNTEEESLSIYISSNRNKKEKMPEFTLKPKIKKTNFDFDALVVKDGHVFPRKRDLLKDIFSAYSSFIEKQ from the coding sequence atgaaaattttgaaagaTTCTATGAAACCATTTGGTATTGATTTACTTGCATCcgatttttattcttatgaTTTAGACAAAGATTTAAAAACATGTCCACAAAAGATGCAGAGGGAGATTTatgcattaaataataatattgaaaGACAAATGGAGCAGTATATCGACTGTATTGAAACAGACAAGAAAAAGGTATTGCAATACGATGATGATCTGAAGAAAAGTGATAAAAATCTTTCACATGAAGAAAATAGAAGCGAAGATAATGAAATGTTTTCATCAAGAAATACAAGTAAAAGTTTCGATCTAAATCAAAACAATTTAGAAAAAGAGTATTTACCAAAAGACTCGGATAATTTTCAAAGCTTTGATTTAAGTGAATACGATAATCACGACATGAATTATGAGGAAGCAGGAGAACATTTTGAagattataaaataaatataaaaactgaATCACAGCTATCTGTTTATGAAGAAAGCTTTAATCATAATGTAGAATTATGCGAGAACACAGATGAGGAAAATAGTAAactatgtaatttttatgacAGCAAGTGCGTGAAATATAAAGATTTAGAagaagtagaagtagaagaagtaaaagaagtaaaagaagtagaagaagtggaagaagcggaagaagtggaagaagtggaagaagcggaagaagtagaagaagtggaagaagtggaagaagtggaagaagcggaagaagtagaagaagtggaagaagtggaagaagtagaagaagtggaagaagtggaagaagtggaagaagcGGAAGAAGTAGAAGAAGTGGAGAAAACCATCCGCTCTTGTTCCTCCTTTATGGGAAGTGGCAATGAAAGTTTGATgaacaaaatggaaaaaaattttgaagtgGAAAGTTCAAGTAGAAAAGAAACGTGGAAAGAGGGCAAGATAGAGGGACAAGATAAAAAGTGTAAAGTAAAAAGGAGGGAGAATGGCAAAAAAGCAGTAGTAGAAGTAATAGAGAGTgtgaatggaaaaaatttgGACAACGATAAAGAAATAGAAGAAGTTAAAGAAATCGAAGAAAGCAAAGAGGATGAAGAAGGAAGCAGTACTCATATTGTTAAAATGAACAGGTTTGTaaacaaatttaattttacatttagaAACAAAATGTGCCCCATATCATGCAGTATTGAGAAAGGGGAAGGAGATAAAACAGaaatatacgaaaaaaaggaatatgaacagttggaaaaaaatacaaattttaatgtacataaaaaaagtttaagaGAAGAAGATAATGaactaaatttaaaaaatggcaagaaacaaataattaaaaggGGAAAATGGTCTTCTAAAACCATTCCAGTCATGCTTAATAAGGGGATAGAAGATGAACACATCTTTACAGAGTACACACATAATGACTCACATGGCAGTGAGAAATTCGAAAAGAATTATGATTCATTTGATAtatgtagaaaaaaagaatcagTTTTTGGTTTATTTGCTTCAGAAAATAATGCAAGAAAAGGTGAGTCACAAGAAGAAGAGGGAGCAAACATATCCATTACAAGGGACTGTAACACCAGTTCAagtgaaaaaaggaaaattctAGAATCACTCAAAGGTAGCGAACCTGACTACAGAAGCGGAAGTAGTAGAAGCGGAAGTAACAAAAGCGGAAGTAGTAGAAGCGGAAGTAACAAAAGCGGAAGTAGTAGAAGCGGAAGTAACAAAAGCGGAAGTAGCAAAAGCGGAAGTAGCAAAAGCGGAAGTAGCAGCAACGTTAACATTTATGAGAATCATTGTGACTCTTTTGTTAGGAGTAATTCCAAAAAAGTATCAAACAGAAAtgcaaataaattaaacaagTTCGTATATGGTGAGAGCTGGACGGTATCAGCAACAAATGGAAGGATGAATTGTAATGTCTACCCAAAATATTCCAGCAGGAATGACAGAAAATATAGCTTTACCAAAAAaacacataataataatcctAAAAGTCGTATCGATTCGATATTaagtagaaaaaattatttagaaaatatgaatCGTTCAAACAATGAGACATCCAAAATTTTACCAATGCatcataatacatataatgaaaatttatacgATCTGAACGATATAAATATGccgaaaaaagtaaataggAGAACAATAGGGattcaaataaattttacaaaaaaaaaattaaataaaaaggttaATACTGAAGAAGAGTCtctctctatatatatttcaagtaataggaataaaaaagaaaaaatgccTGAGTTTACATTGAAGCCAAAAATCAAGAAAACCAATTTTGATTTTGACGCACTTGTAGTGAAGGATGGTCATGTGTTTCCTCGAAAAAGAGATCTATTAAAGGACATATTTAGTGCGTACAGTTCATTTATAGAGAAACAATAA